A window of Gemmatimonadota bacterium contains these coding sequences:
- a CDS encoding acyltransferase family protein, giving the protein MAAARWHGLDAVRGFALITWAWSHASMAFLPGPQLWLVADATRSTTLSVAFFTIHMARMTLFFVLAGFFGRVCVSGSDRRLPASARAASGCRWCWPGRSCSGVIDAVLKGVDAESIRHWGLTVATFPSPTSGSCSPAALVVHGRAPRAARSCCLTGRRACAPWPMARCAS; this is encoded by the coding sequence ATGGCCGCCGCGCGCTGGCACGGTCTCGATGCCGTGCGCGGATTCGCCCTCATTACGTGGGCGTGGTCTCACGCCTCGATGGCCTTCCTCCCCGGCCCGCAGCTCTGGCTGGTGGCGGACGCCACACGCAGCACGACGTTGTCGGTGGCCTTCTTCACGATCCACATGGCGCGGATGACGCTCTTCTTCGTGCTGGCCGGCTTCTTCGGCCGCGTGTGCGTGAGCGGCTCGGACCGCAGGCTTCCTGCGTCAGCGCGCGCCGCATCGGGGTGCCGCTGGTGCTGGCCTGGCCGCTCGTGCTCCGGTGTCATCGATGCCGTGCTCAAAGGTGTCGATGCGGAGTCCATCCGCCACTGGGGACTCACGGTCGCGACCTTTCCCTCGCCCACCTCTGGTTCCTGTAGTCCTGCTGCCCTGGTTGTACACGGGCGCGCTCCTCGTGCGGCAAGGTCGTGCTGCTTGACCGGGCGGCGCGCGTGCGCACCATGGCCGATGGCGCGATGCGCCTCCTGA